In one window of Drosophila ananassae strain 14024-0371.13 chromosome XR, ASM1763931v2, whole genome shotgun sequence DNA:
- the LOC123257595 gene encoding uncharacterized protein LOC123257595 has protein sequence MSNHQLKKCSGNIRTANNNKCPVVGKYVTNISYRDKIRPIEFYVIPTLSQDVYLGIDFWKSFNLINHLISPKVAELDTERDEQKGSPKIHLLSPDQQSNLDKVISKFPSFDREGLGRTHLMEHVIEVGEAKPVKQRHWPISPAIEKLMFEDVDRMLELGIIEESKSPWSSNSVIVKRGEKIRLCLDSRVVNKPFTTSTLHNRLRYGALILSFRKTLSRTCSFYKKWLYV, from the exons ATGAGCAATcaccaacttaaaaaatgttcGGGAAATATCCGAACagccaataataataaatgtccCGTGGTAGGGAAATATGTGACTAATATTTCATACCGTGACAAAATAAGACCTATTGAATTTTATGTTATCCCAACATTAAGTCAGGATGTTTATTTAGGAATTGATTTCTGGAAAAGCTTCAACTTAATCAACCACCTAATTAGCCCTAAGGTTGCAGAATTAGATACTGAGAGAGATGAACAAAAGGGAAGCCCAAAAATACACCTTTTGTCACCTGATCAACAAAGCAACCTTGATAAGGTCATCAGTAAATTTCCATCGTTCGATAGGGAAGGCTTGGGTCGTACCCATCTCATGGAGCACGTCATCGAGGTAGGCGAAGCAAAGCCAGTAAAGCAGAGACATTGGCCCATATCCCctgcaattgaaaaattaatgtttGAGGACGTAGATAGGATGTTGGAATTGGGTATCATAGAGGAATCGAAAAGCCCATGGAGTAGTAACAGTGTCATTGTAAAACGAGGAGAAAAGATTCGTCTTTGCCTCGATTCCAGAGTGGTTAATAAG CCGTTTACCACCAGCACGTTACATAACCGGCTTAGATATGGAGCACTTATCTTATCTTTTCGGAAGACTTTGAGTCGCACATGCAGCTTCTACAAGAAGTGGCTGTATGTCTAA